In Candidatus Poribacteria bacterium, one DNA window encodes the following:
- a CDS encoding phytanoyl-CoA dioxygenase family protein, producing the protein MEHHITDEQWEHFSENGYVRIGQVATDTELEKLQQQMDDIMLGKAPLDYDQIMMQLDREPGKNSPGPQSKGHKGATLLYRKIQNLELDPIFLEYLQKPIFEEVCTKIYGDGTPVACFRAMFMNKPAHEGTQLTWHQDRWRDLDRDPQITIYTALDPAMIENGCVHIIPKSHSRLINPENGSGFLTQEHIDDIVAKATPLPMELKAGEVVLLHNWMLHSSGTNDTDIPRRAFSVCYMHGETQSHHGHNFTRVFGDGAISVDDLSKSTFESPIV; encoded by the coding sequence ATGGAACACCATATAACAGATGAACAGTGGGAACATTTTTCGGAAAACGGCTACGTGCGCATTGGACAAGTCGCAACGGATACCGAACTCGAAAAACTGCAGCAGCAGATGGATGACATCATGCTCGGCAAAGCCCCGTTGGATTATGACCAAATCATGATGCAACTTGACCGGGAACCCGGCAAAAACTCGCCTGGACCGCAATCTAAAGGGCATAAAGGGGCAACGTTGTTGTACCGGAAAATCCAGAACCTCGAACTCGATCCGATTTTTTTAGAGTATCTCCAGAAACCGATTTTTGAAGAGGTCTGCACGAAAATCTACGGAGATGGGACTCCCGTCGCCTGCTTCCGGGCAATGTTTATGAATAAACCTGCGCATGAAGGCACTCAGCTCACGTGGCATCAAGACAGGTGGAGGGATCTCGACCGCGACCCACAGATTACGATTTATACGGCTTTGGATCCAGCAATGATTGAGAACGGCTGTGTACATATCATTCCGAAGTCCCATAGTAGGCTCATCAACCCTGAAAACGGCTCTGGTTTTCTAACGCAGGAACACATTGATGACATCGTCGCGAAGGCTACACCGCTACCGATGGAATTGAAAGCAGGAGAAGTGGTACTCCTCCATAATTGGATGCTGCACAGTTCCGGTACGAACGACACGGATATTCCACGGCGTGCGTTCAGTGTCTGCTATATGCATGGCGAGACGCAGTCGCATCATGGGCATAACTTTACGCGAGTTTTCGGCGATGGTGCAATCAGCGTCGATGATTTATCGAAATCTACGTTTGAAAGCCCAATCGTTTAG
- a CDS encoding Gfo/Idh/MocA family oxidoreductase: MAKIRLAMIGCGGNSSGHARRMNENPDVQIVGTCDVNTDIASGYIDRNLSDLSPRPGAYDDIGAMLKETSPDAVVISTPHTLHFEQGMQALEAGCHVLMEKPMVTSSKDAYTIAEKVEETGLTLTIGYNTPCTPNFYYTREIIRSGEFGKLELVIGYITQGWKGGTTGTWRQNPKLSGGGQAYDSGAHLLNSLCWAVESKVAEVYAYTDNQDRDVDINSSINVKFENGVLAAMAVSGNCPSPGGTHMALVFENGRIEVDGWGGGWIRVWKGGEALDPPPISDDMSAGSPDDNFIDTLLGRAEPRTSPMNGIIQSELMDLIYESAETGVPARPER, from the coding sequence ATGGCGAAAATTCGACTTGCCATGATTGGGTGTGGCGGAAACTCCTCAGGTCACGCCAGACGCATGAATGAAAATCCCGACGTGCAAATCGTCGGAACGTGTGATGTGAATACTGACATCGCCAGCGGTTATATTGATCGGAACCTGTCTGACCTCAGTCCACGCCCGGGTGCGTATGATGACATCGGTGCGATGCTGAAAGAAACCTCACCGGATGCTGTGGTGATCTCTACACCGCACACACTCCATTTTGAACAGGGCATGCAAGCACTCGAAGCAGGTTGCCATGTTCTGATGGAGAAACCGATGGTCACGTCTTCCAAAGATGCGTATACCATAGCAGAGAAGGTTGAAGAGACTGGGCTGACCCTTACGATCGGCTACAATACGCCTTGCACGCCCAACTTCTATTATACCAGAGAAATCATCCGCAGTGGGGAATTCGGCAAGCTGGAATTAGTGATCGGTTATATTACGCAAGGCTGGAAAGGTGGTACAACGGGAACATGGCGACAAAATCCGAAACTCTCCGGTGGTGGACAAGCGTACGATAGTGGCGCGCACCTCTTGAACAGTCTCTGCTGGGCAGTCGAGTCGAAAGTCGCTGAAGTCTATGCCTATACGGATAACCAGGACCGGGATGTCGACATCAATTCCTCGATTAACGTTAAGTTTGAAAACGGTGTGCTCGCTGCAATGGCAGTAAGTGGCAATTGCCCAAGCCCGGGTGGTACACACATGGCGTTAGTCTTTGAGAACGGCAGAATTGAGGTAGACGGCTGGGGTGGTGGTTGGATTCGCGTCTGGAAAGGTGGAGAAGCGTTAGACCCACCTCCGATTTCAGACGATATGTCCGCCGGTAGCCCTGATGACAACTTCATTGATACGCTTTTAGGCAGAGCGGAACCGCGGACAAGTCCAATGAACGGGATTATTCAATCCGAATTGATGGATCTCATCTACGAATCCGCGGAGACAGGTGTCCCGGCACGTCCAGAACGCTAA
- a CDS encoding putative toxin-antitoxin system toxin component, PIN family, producing the protein MQPIVVYDTNILISGMVWGGTPYDCIKLAMTDRIEGVTCAEIIDEFAEKLTTKLEYSEFRTSRIVTRLLGFLRMVKIKNKLEGITRDPDDDKVIECAVVGGATHIVTGDKRHLLPLQNYQGIHIVAAADFLRQFG; encoded by the coding sequence ATGCAACCAATAGTCGTTTACGACACAAATATCTTGATATCCGGCATGGTGTGGGGTGGAACTCCTTATGATTGTATCAAACTCGCAATGACAGATAGAATTGAAGGCGTAACCTGTGCTGAAATAATTGATGAATTTGCCGAAAAGTTAACCACCAAACTTGAATATTCCGAGTTCCGAACCTCAAGAATCGTTACCAGACTCCTTGGTTTCCTCCGAATGGTCAAAATTAAAAATAAACTTGAAGGTATCACCAGAGATCCTGATGATGATAAAGTAATAGAATGTGCTGTTGTCGGTGGTGCTACTCACATTGTTACCGGTGACAAGAGACACTTGTTACCACTGCAGAACTATCAGGGCATTCATATTGTAGCAGCGGCTGATTTTCTTCGACAGTTTGGATAA
- the argB gene encoding acetylglutamate kinase: MNRTAEVLIEALPYIRRFYDRRIVIKYGGAAMEDETLIHSVMEDIVLMKYVGIRPIIVHGGGPRITEWMDKVGKVPEFVQGLRVTDAETVEIAEMVLGSINKEIVARINQHGGKAIGLSGKDANLILAEKQETQVTDEDGHQIDIDLGYVGKIIGVNTESITTLDNADYIPVIAPIGVGVDGQTYNINADTMAGEIASAFQAEKLILLTDTRGILRDLSDTASLMSTIHIRKVDQLIDEGFIAGGMLPKVDACTTALMGGVYKTHIIDGRIPHSLLLEIFTEGGIGTEIVR, translated from the coding sequence ATGAACAGAACTGCCGAAGTTCTTATTGAGGCTTTACCTTATATCCGCCGTTTTTATGACCGCCGCATTGTTATCAAATATGGCGGTGCCGCAATGGAGGACGAGACACTTATCCACTCCGTCATGGAAGACATCGTTTTGATGAAATATGTCGGTATCCGACCCATTATCGTTCACGGCGGCGGACCCCGAATCACCGAATGGATGGACAAGGTCGGGAAAGTCCCGGAATTTGTACAGGGGCTGCGTGTAACCGACGCAGAAACAGTTGAAATCGCTGAGATGGTGCTCGGATCAATCAACAAAGAAATTGTGGCGCGTATCAACCAACACGGTGGAAAAGCGATTGGACTTTCTGGAAAGGACGCGAACCTAATTCTCGCGGAGAAACAGGAAACACAGGTTACCGATGAAGACGGACATCAAATCGATATTGACTTGGGATACGTTGGGAAAATTATCGGCGTTAACACCGAGTCGATCACTACACTTGACAACGCCGATTATATCCCTGTTATCGCACCAATTGGTGTTGGTGTTGATGGACAAACTTATAACATTAACGCCGATACGATGGCTGGTGAGATCGCATCCGCATTCCAAGCAGAGAAATTAATTCTGCTGACCGATACGCGTGGCATTCTCCGGGACCTCTCGGATACCGCGTCGCTGATGTCAACGATCCATATAAGAAAAGTGGATCAGCTAATCGACGAAGGTTTCATCGCAGGCGGCATGCTCCCTAAAGTGGATGCCTGCACAACGGCACTCATGGGCGGCGTTTACAAAACGCATATTATTGATGGAAGAATTCCACACTCTCTATTGCTTGAAATCTTCACAGAGGGTGGAATCGGCACCGAAATCGTTAGATAA
- a CDS encoding zinc-binding dehydrogenase → MQISAQITRFHGVDTPFEVCEMPVVATSNDVLVRVSLSTICGSDLHTVSGRRGAETPCILGHEIVGTIAAPTPLRSATGEALREGDRITWGLTTACGTCDYCVNRNLPQKCETMFKYGHARSEGATAFSGGFATHILLRPGTAIYHLPDAMMDEEAVPINCALSTVVNGLTNIGTHVGETAVIHGAGMLGIYAACYLREKAYENVAVVDINENRLQTAKSFGATHTFNPDKTSVEEIDAALKELTDGRGADLGVEVSGATIGIPNLITWLAIGGRCVTLGYVYPNADISVDAHQIVTKCVTLRGIHNYHPSALGTALRFVEESRTRYPFAELIEETYQLADINTAFERAMRQEALRIAIAPSLEG, encoded by the coding sequence ATGCAAATATCAGCACAGATAACCCGATTCCACGGCGTGGACACTCCTTTTGAGGTTTGCGAGATGCCTGTGGTCGCCACTTCAAACGATGTTCTTGTTCGCGTCTCACTCTCAACCATTTGTGGTTCCGACCTTCATACCGTATCGGGACGCCGCGGTGCGGAAACGCCATGTATACTCGGACACGAAATTGTCGGTACTATTGCAGCACCCACACCGCTTCGTTCCGCAACCGGGGAAGCACTACGCGAAGGCGACCGGATTACGTGGGGTCTCACGACTGCCTGTGGTACATGTGACTACTGTGTGAATCGGAACCTCCCGCAGAAATGCGAAACGATGTTCAAATACGGACATGCCCGGAGTGAAGGTGCCACCGCTTTCTCAGGTGGTTTCGCCACACATATCCTTCTCCGTCCCGGAACAGCCATCTACCACCTTCCTGATGCTATGATGGATGAGGAAGCTGTCCCCATCAACTGCGCCCTTTCGACTGTGGTAAACGGCTTGACAAACATCGGCACACATGTCGGTGAGACCGCTGTCATTCATGGTGCTGGCATGTTGGGCATCTATGCAGCATGCTATCTGCGAGAAAAGGCATACGAGAACGTCGCCGTTGTGGATATCAACGAGAATCGTTTGCAGACCGCTAAAAGCTTCGGTGCGACACATACTTTTAATCCGGATAAGACATCTGTTGAAGAGATTGATGCGGCACTCAAAGAACTAACAGATGGGCGGGGTGCTGATCTCGGTGTCGAGGTCAGTGGCGCGACAATTGGAATTCCGAACCTAATTACCTGGTTAGCAATCGGTGGAAGATGTGTAACACTCGGCTATGTTTACCCAAACGCTGATATCTCTGTGGATGCCCATCAGATCGTCACGAAGTGTGTGACACTCCGAGGTATTCATAACTATCATCCTTCTGCGCTCGGCACCGCACTCCGCTTTGTCGAGGAAAGTCGGACGCGCTATCCGTTTGCAGAACTCATCGAGGAAACATATCAATTGGCGGATATCAACACTGCTTTTGAGCGCGCGATGCGTCAGGAAGCACTCCGCATCGCTATCGCGCCGTCTTTAGAGGGATAG
- a CDS encoding DNA internalization-related competence protein ComEC/Rec2 — MKWYLYGLYHKVAKKGECFDKYWYNSRTLSKTPHKIRMKIKPRPALFFLIPYLLGIIAGRWLSVPFLWLWFSVMLCLIGSILTRNRQRYFCYGLLHLAILAGGMLRLEAVSHSAIPAHFYDEPISFSGTTAYQPERGEAWDACYAAGELQLLSDPTQRVKTKFLIRFQQLMPLRYGKHLTLTGILRQPQAKRNPGGFDYRAYLARQNIVGIIDAKGLLQIGEQRGFPPLRWIEALRIRTERVIDTIYTGTKTETPPSEPSLHAQLLKGILLGKRSDVPTETLDLFRNSGTFHVLAVSGLHVGLIAMFCYFGFSRFRFPQKVVCLLTILAVLVYACLIGFRPSVFRASLMTILFLCAMLIDRDADLFNLLAFAALVLLLLNPQQLWDVGFQLSFAAVASIVYFVPKMEKPLRRWWEGSEDSPADSSDPILTRFRNTAVKWLMLSYLVTFAAQIGTGPLIAYHFFRTYPIGIIVGPFAVGLVSLIVAVGMASVCVGFLWIPLAKLLGFFNHTIISVFLSLIGVFGQTGGVMKITPPTLGLFILYIAICLGITYWRDVYRQWRIASLIGLSVIAIWVWDAAFHERGRLLEVVTLDVGQGDAAIVRFPDNRAMLIDGGIRRSYYDERKRRQVDYDVGKRIIEPYLDFHGIRTLDMVVLTHPDIDHGGGLGYILQHFKVARVLGISDIPLASQTHQRLHEIVNMRNIPYSFPSAGKIELTPTATLNLLHPISAASTNLLDRDANDDSLVMKITYGEIDILFTGDIGKEAESRLIASGQDLHSEILKVPHHGSRTSSSAPFLDAVQPRYAIFSLGQRNRYQFPHPDVVARYQMRGSVLLRTDEAGAITLRTDGIRCWIDGEL, encoded by the coding sequence ATGAAGTGGTATCTCTATGGATTATATCACAAAGTGGCGAAAAAAGGTGAATGTTTTGACAAATACTGGTATAATAGCAGGACATTGAGCAAAACCCCGCATAAAATTCGGATGAAAATCAAACCGCGTCCCGCGCTCTTCTTTCTTATCCCGTATCTATTGGGCATCATTGCAGGCAGATGGCTATCTGTTCCGTTTCTGTGGCTCTGGTTTTCTGTGATGCTCTGTCTCATCGGTAGCATCTTAACGAGGAATCGGCAGCGGTATTTCTGCTATGGATTACTCCATCTCGCAATCCTTGCGGGCGGGATGCTCCGATTGGAAGCTGTATCGCATTCGGCAATCCCCGCGCACTTCTATGATGAACCAATTAGTTTTTCAGGTACTACAGCGTATCAGCCTGAACGCGGAGAGGCATGGGATGCCTGTTATGCCGCCGGTGAACTTCAATTGTTGTCAGATCCGACGCAGCGAGTAAAGACGAAATTCCTGATCAGATTCCAGCAGTTGATGCCGCTCCGCTACGGTAAACATTTAACCCTCACAGGTATTCTGCGTCAACCGCAAGCCAAACGCAACCCCGGCGGATTTGATTACCGCGCTTACCTTGCTCGACAAAATATCGTTGGGATAATTGATGCCAAGGGACTTCTCCAGATAGGTGAACAGCGTGGATTTCCACCCTTGCGGTGGATAGAGGCACTCCGTATCCGCACAGAACGTGTGATTGATACTATCTATACAGGAACTAAAACAGAGACACCTCCCTCAGAACCTTCATTGCATGCGCAGCTCCTCAAAGGTATCTTACTGGGCAAACGGAGTGATGTCCCTACAGAGACGTTGGATCTCTTCCGAAACAGCGGAACCTTTCATGTACTCGCTGTTTCTGGTCTGCACGTTGGGCTGATCGCGATGTTCTGTTATTTCGGTTTCTCACGCTTTCGGTTTCCACAGAAGGTCGTTTGTCTGCTAACGATTCTCGCAGTGCTGGTTTACGCGTGCCTGATCGGTTTCCGTCCCTCCGTTTTTCGGGCATCGCTGATGACAATCCTATTTCTCTGTGCGATGCTCATTGACCGAGATGCGGATCTCTTCAATCTGTTAGCCTTTGCGGCGTTAGTGTTGCTCCTTTTAAACCCTCAGCAGTTATGGGATGTGGGGTTTCAGTTGTCATTCGCAGCGGTGGCTTCAATCGTCTATTTCGTTCCGAAAATGGAGAAACCTTTGCGTCGATGGTGGGAAGGATCAGAGGATTCACCTGCAGACAGCAGTGATCCTATCCTAACCAGATTCCGCAACACTGCGGTTAAATGGTTGATGCTTTCCTATCTCGTGACATTCGCAGCACAGATTGGGACGGGACCCTTGATAGCCTACCATTTCTTCCGGACATACCCGATCGGTATTATCGTGGGTCCATTTGCAGTTGGGCTTGTGTCGCTCATTGTTGCCGTGGGCATGGCATCGGTATGTGTTGGCTTTCTCTGGATTCCACTTGCCAAACTGCTTGGGTTCTTCAACCACACTATTATTTCCGTCTTTCTGTCACTCATCGGTGTATTTGGACAGACAGGGGGCGTAATGAAAATAACCCCACCGACGTTGGGTCTGTTCATCCTCTATATTGCCATCTGTTTAGGCATCACGTATTGGCGGGATGTCTATCGTCAATGGAGAATTGCAAGCCTGATAGGACTCTCAGTTATAGCAATCTGGGTCTGGGATGCTGCGTTCCACGAGAGAGGCAGGCTACTGGAAGTCGTAACGTTGGATGTCGGACAGGGCGACGCTGCTATCGTTAGGTTTCCAGACAATCGGGCGATGTTGATTGATGGTGGTATCCGACGGTCATATTACGACGAACGAAAACGGCGGCAGGTTGACTACGACGTGGGTAAACGGATTATTGAACCCTATCTTGACTTCCACGGTATTCGGACACTTGACATGGTTGTGCTGACACATCCAGACATTGACCACGGCGGTGGACTCGGATATATCTTACAGCATTTCAAAGTCGCCCGCGTCCTCGGAATATCGGATATACCACTCGCTTCTCAGACGCATCAACGCCTACACGAAATTGTCAACATGCGCAACATTCCGTATTCGTTTCCGTCCGCTGGAAAGATTGAACTTACGCCGACAGCCACGTTGAATCTATTGCATCCGATCAGTGCTGCGTCCACCAACTTACTCGATAGAGACGCCAACGACGATTCACTCGTGATGAAGATTACTTACGGTGAGATAGACATTCTGTTCACAGGAGACATTGGTAAGGAGGCAGAATCGCGACTCATTGCGTCTGGACAGGATCTTCATTCGGAAATCCTGAAGGTACCGCATCACGGGAGTCGAACATCAAGCAGTGCACCGTTTTTGGATGCCGTTCAACCGCGTTATGCGATCTTTTCACTCGGTCAAAGAAATCGGTATCAGTTTCCACATCCAGATGTGGTTGCACGGTATCAGATGCGTGGGTCTGTGTTATTACGAACCGACGAAGCGGGCGCAATTACACTTCGTACCGATGGAATAAGATGCTGGATTGACGGAGAACTGTAG
- a CDS encoding GNAT family N-acetyltransferase — MSKDNILSQMPINLGDNLKLRFATSDDIEVLTEFNARLHEAVNISTSVRDLMSGDHPTCKASDFTVVEDTKTQKIVSSACLISQTWTYSGIPFKFGQPEFVATEPEYRRRGFVRKQFEVIHALSEARGELMQGITGIPWYYRLFGYEMALDMEAEQVIDGIHIPSLKESETETCRLRPRTEADNTFIQELYANAIQSQVFACPRSPALWEYEFNGRSAGSDARHEWLLIEDMEGERLGYVQHLQWCFEGFSESGNPGTNFLVMRMELKPGIGYLHLMPSLLRALWKKAQTTPVTPENKNPEVVGIQFMLGREHPVYKTLPKGFVRQEPPYAWYIRVPDLTAFLRHIRPALEKHLIGTIAEHYTGELKLNFFRSGIHLKFHRGSLTEIADWTPEDIEDGDAQFPDLTFLQLLCGRCRTEELAASYADCWASGTAAVLLNCLFPEFTSEVWHL; from the coding sequence ATGTCAAAAGATAACATTCTCTCGCAGATGCCGATCAATCTCGGCGACAACCTAAAACTTCGATTCGCTACATCAGACGATATAGAAGTACTCACTGAATTCAATGCTCGCCTCCACGAAGCTGTGAACATCAGTACAAGTGTTCGAGACTTGATGTCCGGAGATCATCCTACCTGCAAGGCAAGCGACTTCACCGTTGTTGAAGATACCAAGACCCAGAAAATTGTGTCATCCGCGTGCCTCATTTCACAGACTTGGACGTATAGTGGCATCCCTTTCAAGTTTGGACAACCCGAATTTGTCGCCACTGAACCCGAATACCGCAGAAGAGGTTTCGTCCGAAAACAGTTTGAAGTGATTCACGCCCTGAGTGAAGCACGCGGGGAATTGATGCAAGGCATCACAGGTATCCCGTGGTATTACCGACTGTTCGGATATGAAATGGCACTCGATATGGAAGCAGAACAGGTTATTGATGGGATACACATCCCGTCTTTGAAAGAAAGTGAGACCGAAACGTGTCGGCTCCGACCGCGAACCGAAGCGGATAACACCTTCATTCAAGAACTTTACGCGAACGCGATCCAATCTCAGGTCTTTGCGTGCCCTCGAAGCCCTGCATTGTGGGAATATGAGTTCAACGGACGCTCAGCAGGGAGCGACGCACGGCATGAATGGCTACTCATTGAAGATATGGAAGGAGAGCGACTCGGGTATGTGCAACATCTTCAGTGGTGTTTTGAAGGTTTTAGCGAGTCAGGGAACCCCGGCACTAATTTCCTTGTCATGCGAATGGAGTTGAAGCCAGGGATTGGGTATCTGCACTTGATGCCTTCACTATTACGCGCACTATGGAAAAAGGCACAGACGACACCGGTGACACCTGAGAACAAGAATCCGGAAGTCGTAGGCATTCAGTTCATGTTGGGACGTGAGCATCCGGTTTATAAAACGCTACCTAAGGGTTTTGTCCGTCAGGAGCCGCCATACGCGTGGTATATTCGGGTGCCAGATTTAACAGCATTCTTGCGACATATCCGACCTGCTCTCGAAAAACATCTCATCGGCACTATCGCGGAGCACTACACCGGTGAACTCAAACTCAACTTCTTTCGGAGTGGAATCCATCTGAAATTCCATCGCGGCAGCCTAACGGAAATAGCAGATTGGACCCCCGAAGATATTGAGGACGGAGATGCCCAATTTCCAGATTTAACCTTCCTGCAGCTGCTGTGCGGACGGTGCCGAACAGAGGAATTGGCAGCAAGTTACGCTGATTGTTGGGCAAGTGGCACCGCAGCTGTGCTACTCAATTGCCTATTCCCCGAATTCACAAGCGAGGTCTGGCATCTTTGA
- the cas2 gene encoding CRISPR-associated endonuclease Cas2, translating into MYIILVYDIEVERVAKVCKYLRQHLNWIQNSVFEGQLTKAQFARVKSGLAAITDPEKDSVVIYQLRDARWMNKEVMGVDKNPATNLL; encoded by the coding sequence ATGTACATCATCCTCGTCTACGATATCGAAGTCGAACGGGTCGCAAAGGTGTGTAAATACCTCCGACAACACCTAAATTGGATTCAAAATTCAGTTTTTGAGGGGCAACTAACCAAAGCACAGTTTGCTCGCGTCAAATCTGGATTGGCAGCGATCACTGACCCAGAAAAGGATTCCGTTGTCATCTACCAACTCCGCGATGCCCGGTGGATGAATAAGGAGGTCATGGGCGTAGATAAAAATCCCGCGACAAACCTATTGTAG
- the cas1b gene encoding type I-B CRISPR-associated endonuclease Cas1b produces the protein MSRNYYITQPGRLRRKDNTLYLEPEEAPRVPIPVEDIDALYLYGELDLNTRLLNFLTQKHIPFHVFNYYGYYAGSYYPREYLNSGSLLVKQVQHYEKSTKRMALAQEFVASAVFNMLRILRYHTNRGKDCTTQIESIETILSESSTAKNTNELMGYEGIIRDTYYTAFNTILTLKTPFQKRVRRPPDNPINAVISFGNSMMYTACLTEVYRTQLNPTISFLHEPGDRRFSLSLDLAEIFKPLIVDRIIFRLFNRQQLNESKHFETNIDGCYLNEKGRKLFIAAFDEQLKQTVSHRKLKRHVSYQRLIRLEYYKLIKHLVGMETYQALRPWW, from the coding sequence ATGTCCCGAAACTACTACATCACCCAACCCGGCAGACTGCGTCGAAAGGATAACACCCTTTACTTAGAGCCAGAGGAAGCACCACGGGTACCGATACCGGTTGAGGATATTGACGCACTCTATCTCTACGGCGAACTTGACCTTAACACCAGACTCCTCAACTTCCTTACGCAGAAGCACATTCCATTTCACGTGTTCAACTACTACGGTTACTATGCTGGGAGTTATTACCCCAGGGAATATCTCAATTCCGGTTCCCTGCTCGTCAAACAGGTACAGCACTACGAAAAATCTACCAAACGGATGGCACTCGCACAGGAGTTTGTCGCCTCCGCTGTTTTCAATATGTTGCGAATTTTGCGGTATCACACGAACCGCGGTAAGGATTGCACCACACAAATCGAATCAATAGAGACAATCCTTTCAGAAAGCAGCACAGCAAAAAACACAAACGAATTGATGGGTTACGAAGGCATCATCCGAGACACCTATTACACCGCATTCAATACGATTTTAACGTTAAAAACCCCTTTTCAAAAGCGAGTCCGTCGTCCGCCAGACAATCCGATTAATGCCGTCATCTCCTTTGGAAACTCCATGATGTATACAGCATGCCTTACGGAAGTCTACCGCACGCAGCTCAATCCGACAATCAGTTTCCTCCATGAACCCGGCGACCGGCGATTCTCGTTAAGTCTTGATCTCGCCGAAATTTTCAAACCCCTTATCGTTGACCGAATTATTTTTCGTTTGTTCAACCGTCAGCAGCTCAACGAATCAAAACATTTTGAAACCAACATTGATGGGTGTTATCTGAATGAAAAGGGACGGAAACTATTTATTGCTGCATTTGATGAACAACTAAAGCAGACCGTTTCGCATCGAAAGTTGAAACGGCATGTCTCTTATCAACGCCTCATCCGTTTGGAATACTATAAACTCATCAAGCACCTCGTTGGAATGGAGACCTATCAGGCACTGCGTCCGTGGTGGTAG
- a CDS encoding Dna2/Cas4 domain-containing protein, producing the protein MTVAAINYPRQRQTTEVELTPEREKEVENAIEKVNEITALPTPPHADYMKICKSCSYQELCWS; encoded by the coding sequence ATCACCGTCGCTGCCATCAACTATCCGCGCCAACGGCAGACAACCGAAGTAGAACTCACACCTGAAAGAGAAAAAGAGGTGGAAAACGCCATTGAAAAAGTCAACGAGATTACAGCACTGCCAACACCACCGCATGCCGACTATATGAAAATCTGTAAATCCTGTAGTTATCAAGAACTCTGCTGGAGTTAA
- the cas6 gene encoding CRISPR-associated endoribonuclease Cas6 — protein MRIQIQADVGDGITLPINYNHLLAGVIYRFLAESDPEYATFLHEEGYRAAEKRFKLFTFSQLMAERRRVTGDKIHFRSTLTWYVSSPVEQFLSHFADTLLTEAQLSLGHRPLQVRDVTIPRIPRFRSEMHFRCLSPIVMTTTRERDGKQAMHYCMPDDPALSELIRQNLIRKHEAIHARAPHDDTLTFAFDKNYIDRRKGRVTRLVDYKGIKIRGILCPFRVTGSPALIQIGYECGFGDKNSAGFGMAEV, from the coding sequence ATGCGAATCCAAATCCAAGCCGACGTTGGGGACGGCATCACGCTCCCCATTAACTACAACCACCTGCTTGCAGGCGTAATCTACCGATTCCTTGCCGAATCCGACCCTGAATACGCCACCTTTCTCCACGAGGAAGGCTACCGCGCTGCAGAGAAGCGTTTCAAACTCTTCACCTTCTCACAACTCATGGCGGAACGCCGACGCGTTACCGGTGATAAGATCCATTTTCGTTCAACTTTAACATGGTACGTCTCCTCTCCAGTTGAACAATTTCTCTCCCATTTTGCCGATACGCTCTTAACCGAAGCACAGTTATCCCTTGGACACCGCCCCTTACAAGTCAGAGATGTCACCATACCGCGTATCCCCCGTTTCCGATCAGAAATGCATTTCCGATGTCTCTCCCCTATTGTAATGACCACGACGCGCGAGCGGGATGGCAAACAAGCAATGCACTATTGCATGCCCGACGATCCAGCACTCTCCGAACTCATCCGTCAAAACCTAATCCGCAAACACGAAGCAATCCACGCTCGCGCCCCGCACGACGATACCCTGACCTTCGCGTTTGATAAAAACTATATTGACAGGCGAAAGGGACGCGTCACCCGTCTCGTAGATTACAAAGGTATCAAGATAAGAGGCATTCTATGTCCGTTCCGTGTCACTGGAAGTCCAGCATTAATCCAGATCGGTTACGAATGCGGCTTCGGCGATAAAAACAGTGCCGGTTTCGGGATGGCAGAAGTCTAA